Within the Mycetohabitans rhizoxinica HKI 454 genome, the region GGCCACGCTGCCCGTCGCGCCACCGGCTCATGCTGAGAACACCGATACGATCGTGGACGGCAGCGGTGTAGCACCGCGCTACCTGGGCAGTCGCCGTTATCGGCCGGAGTTCGACTTGGGCTTTTGCGCGCAGTTTGGCAATGGCTTTTTATCAGCGTAATAGACGGCGCCGGCTACCACAAGCCATTCGACAACGACATGTTCGCGCAGATCGCACTAAACTATGACGACGGGCGCGCTGAGCGCCACCGCACCGATCGTGTTAGTTCGACTCACTGAAAAGAATGGGCAACCTCCCGAGTGCAGTGATCGTGCCAGTTTGGTGCACGGGTGTTCGAGCCTCAATAAAGCACGGCAGGATCGCTAGCGCATGGCCTTGCAGCGCCGCGTAATATTGCGCGATTTGTCGAACAGCACGGCGCCCAGCGCGGCTTCGAGGAAGTAGCGCAGGTCGTCCCAATTCAGCGGTCTTGGGGCCCCGTTGTGTTCTTTGGCATGCCAGGCGTGTTCCTGCTCTGCGTATCGCGGCAATGGGCGTTACTATCACTATACTTGGGTTCGTCGCGGGCCGGCTGCGACGCGGGCCACGCCTTTTTCAGCGGGCGAGTGAGCCGTACGGGCCTAGCGTTCGCCAGCCGTCACGCGCGCAGCACGCTTGCGAGGGCGTTGGCGACCACGCCGACGTTCTGCTCGTTCAGGCCCGCGACGCACATCCGCCCGGAGCGAACCAGATACACGCCGTGCTCGGCGCGCAGCCGGTCCACCTGCGCGGCGCTCAGTCCGGTATAGGTGAACATGCCGCGCTGTCGGATATAGCGCGACAAGGCTTCGTCGGCGATATGGCCTTGCAACCGCTGGTGGATCGCGCGGCGCATCGCGGCAATGCGCTTGCACATCGAGGCGAGTTCGGACTGCCAAGACGCGCGTAGCGCCGGCGTGCAGAGCACCTTGTGCACCACCTTGGCGCCATAGGTCGGCGGATTGCTATAGTTAGCTCGTATCGCGCCGGTCAATTGCCCGAGTACGCGTGTTGCCTCGTCGGCGGATCGGCACACGACGCTTAGGCCACCGCAGCGCTCGCCATACAGCGAAAAGTTCTTCGAAAACGAGTTCGCGACTAGGCACGATATGCCGCGCGCGGCCAGTTCTCGCACCGCGAAGGCATCATCGTCCAGATCCGTGCCAAAACCCTGGTACGCCATGTCGACGAACGGCAGCAGCTCGTTTTGCTCGATTAGCGAGATGACCTCACGCCATTGGTCGTGGTCCAGGTCGACGCCGGTCGGGTTATGGCAACACGCATGCAGTAGCACGATGTGGCGCTTCGGAATAGCGCGCAACGCATCGAGCATCGCATCAAAGCGCAAGCCGCCGGTGGCGCCATCGTAGTACGGATAGGTGTTCACCGTGAAGCCGGCGCGTTCAAACACCACGCGGTGGTTTTCCCAACTGGGGTCGCTGATCCACACCTGCACATCGGGGAAGGTGCGTCGCAGAAAGTCTGCGCCGACTTTCAACGCACCCGAGCCGCCCAGTGTCTGCAGCGTCGCGATGCGCCGCCCGGCGCGCGCGCTGCATGTGTCGCCGAACACCAGTTGTTGTACTGCGTCGCGATACGCGGGCAGTCCCGACATCGGCAGGTAGGGACGGGGTCCGATCGCGCCGGCCAGCGCCTGCTCCGCATCGCGCACGGCAGCCATCACCGGCAGCTTGCCGTGCGCGTCGAAGTAGATGCCAATGCTCAAATTCACCTTGTCGGACCGAGGGTCAACCTGGAAATCCTCGTTGAGCGACAGGATCGGATCACCGGGAAACGCTTCGACGTGCTCGAACATGAACTATCCTGAAAAGATAAGATGTTACCGCTTGGAGGTCCCGCCGGATATCGTCAACGGCGCACTGGGTTGGCGAAAGCGATAGCTTACCGCCAACACTGCCAGCCAGACAGGAATTAAGTAGACCGACAGGCGCAACGGCGGCGTGCGGTACATCACGATCAAGATCGCGGCGAGGAACACCAGGCACAGGTAGTTCGTGAACGGATGGCCGACGCTGGCGAAGCGGCTCGTCTGGCCGGTCCTGCGCTTATGCTGCCGGAAGCGCAGGTGGATGATGCTGATCATGGCCCAGTTGATCAGCAGCGCCGATACCACGAGCCCCATCAACAGTTCAAGCGCCTGGGCTGGTATCACATAATTAATGACCACGCACACGCCGGTGATTGTCGCCGATACAGCGAGGGCGGCGACCGGCACGCCGCGCCGGTTCACCGCGCCGAGTGCGCGCGGCGCATTGCGTTGCTGCGCGAGCGCGTACAGCATTCGACTGTTGCTGTAGACCCCGCTGTTATAAACTGACAGCGCGGCGGTCAGTACCACGACGTTGAGCACGGTGGCCACCACGTTGCTGTTCATCGCGTGGAAGATCATCACGAACGGGCTGCTGCCGCTAGTGATATTCTGCCATGGATAGAGCGACAGCAGCACGGCGAGTGCGCCGACATAGAAAATCAGGATTCGGTAGACGACCTGGTTGGTGGCGCGCGGGATACTGTTGTGCGGATCGTCGGCCTCGGCGGCCGTGATGCCGACCAATTCCAGGCCGCCAAACGAGAACATGATCACTGCCATCGACATCGCCAGGCCAGTGGCGCCGTTCGGGAAAAAGCCACCGTGCTGCCACAGGTTGGCAATGCTCGCTTGCGGGCCCGCCGAGCCGGACAACAGCAGGTAGGCGCCGAATACGATCATGCCGGCGATCGCGGCCACTTTGACGATCGAGAACCAGAATTCCATCTCGCCGTAGGATTTCACGCTGCCCAAGTTGATCGCGTTGATTAGCACGAAAAACGCCAGCGCCGAGGCCCACGTCGGCACGCCGGGCCACCAATATTGGATATAGATGCCGACCGCCGACAACTCGGCCATGCCCACGAGAATGTACAGTACCCAGTAGTTCCAACCAGACAGGAAGCCGGCGAAGCGGCCACAGTACTTGTCGGCGAAGTAGCTGAACGAGCCGGCGACCGGCTCGTCGACCACCATCTCACCGAGTTGCCGCATGATCAAAAAAGCAATGCCGCCGGCCAACGCGTAGCCGAGTAATACTGACGGTCCCGCCATTTGGATCGTCTGCGCGATGCCCAGGAACAAACCGGTGCCGATGGCGCCGCCCAACGCAATCAACTGGATATGCCTGTTTTTCAATCCGCGCTTGAGTGCGGTCTCTGTATTGTTTGCTACTACCATGTGACCCTCTATTCTTGTGGAATTCGGTGTGGTGCCGTGTCAATGGGGAAGTCGGCCGGCCATGCGGCCCTTGAGTACACGCTGAGTTTATCGATTGCGTCGGGAAAAAGTATTGTGCAACCCGCTGAGGTAAACCCTTGCTATAAAGTTCCGTGTTTTGCGAAAACCGGGAATCAAAGTGCAGATACTCGAGTTCGATTGTACGGTCCGCCAGTTATTGAGCGTACTACAGGAACAGGCGCGTGCATCACACTTGGAGTGGGCTAAGACGATCCGGCTATCGCTGGCGCAGACGCTGTGTTGCCGTCGGCGCCTGGAGGAGCACGGTGTGATCAAGCAGTACGAGGCCCGCCGCGCTGCACCAAAAATAGGCATTGACGTCGTCGCGTCCATCCATGTGACGATGGAGCGCGGGCCTATCCGCCACAGGGCACCGTTTCGCGAACGGATTGTCGAACTTACGTAGATACAGGAGTGCTTCTCGGTAACAGGGGACATCGACTACATGTTAAAGGTCGTGGCGCGGATGAAGTCCGCAATCACCCGATTGAGTTCGACCGGTGCGTCTCGGTGCGGCAAATGGCCGCAGGTGGGCAGCTTGGCCACCCGCGCGTGACGCACGTTGTGCTGGATTATATCGATCTGTGCCATCGTGCCGTACTTGTCGTCGTAGCCTTGAATCGCCAGCAGGTGGCATTGGATGCGCGGTAGCATGCCGGTGATGTCCCAGTCACGGAACGCCGGGTCCAGCCAGATGTCATTCCAGCCGTAGAATGCGGAATCGACATCGTCGTGGTAGCGTGCAAGTTTGTTGCGCAGGCTCGCGCGTTCGTAGTCAATCTTCATTTGCGCGATGCTGTCCACCGATAGCTGCTCGACCCTCACGTGCGGTGCGATGACGACCGCACCGGCCAGCGCGCGAGGAAACGCGCTGGCGTACAGCAACGCGATCGAGCCGCCGTCACTATGCCCAATGAGCCACATCCGCGCGCGCTCGCTCGCGTCGATGCCCAGCGCATCGAGCAGCGACGGCAGCACGTCGTGGGCCTGCTCGTGCATGAACCGCACGGGCCACTTAACGCCCGGCTCGCGCGGCGTGGAGCGCCCGTAGCCGGGCCGCGAATAGAGGAGTGCGCGCCAGCCGAGCGCGTCGCACAGCGTTTGTGGCCAGTCCCTCCACATCGCCACGCTGCCCAGTCCCTCATGCAAAAATACCGCGATCGGCGCGTCGTGACGCGTGCGGTTCAGCCAACGATACTCAATTTGCAGCGTGCCGCGCGTCGCACCGGCGGGCAGCGTCGTCAGCCCGCCATCTGTGGTGACTGGGCCCGGTGTGCCGGCCTTGGCGGTGTGTGCCCTGGCGGAGCTTGCGCAATGATGCATGAAGGCCTCAGGATTGTGCTCGCAACTTGAAGCGTTGAATTTTACCTGTCGCGGTCTTCGGCAACTCGTCGACGAAGACGATTTCGCGCGGACACTTGTGCGGCGCGAGCCGTTGCTTGGCGAATGCTCGGATCTCATCGGCCAGCGCATCCGACGCACTCACGTGAGCCTTGAGCACGACAAACGCGTACGCCTTCAGCAAACCGTCGCGCTCGACGCCGACGACGGCGGCCTCCAGCACCGCCTCATGATGCGCCAGCGACATCTCGACCTCGACGGGTGAGACGTACTGGCCGCTGACCTTGAACATGTCGTCGCTGCGGCCCGCGTACACATAGCGGCCGTTGGGCTGGCGGCGGAATTTGTCGCCGCTGCGCAACCAATCGCCCAGGAACGTCGTACGGGACTTCTCGCGGTTGCACCAGTACATCAGCGCCGCGCTGGGGCCCTTAATGAACAGGTCGCCGATCTCGCCGTCCGCGACGGGCGCGCCGGTCTCGTCGCGTAGTTCGACCTCGTAGCCAGGTACCGGCGTGCCGGTGGTGCCATACTCGACGTCGCCCGGCCGATTCGACAGGAAAATATGCAGCATTTCCGTCGAGCCGATGCCATCGAGGATCTCGCAGCCAAAGTGTGCGCTGAATCGCTCGCCGACCGCCTTGGGCAGCGCCTCGCCGGCGGACGTGCAGAGGCGCAGCGCAACCTGCTCGCGTCTGGGCAGGCGCGCACAGGCAAGCATGCTTGCGTACAGTGTGGGCACGCCGTAGAAGATTGTGGCGCGATGCCGTACGAGCCGTGCGAACACCGCCTTTGCGCTGGGGCGTTCGGCCATCAGCACGGTGGTTGCGCCGACCGAGAGTGGAAAGGTCAGCGCGTTGCCCAATCCGTAGGCGAAGAACAGCTTGGCCGCCGAGAACACGACGTCATGCTCGTTGATGGCCAGCACCGACTTGCCATACAGTTCCGCAGTCCAGTACAGGTTCGCGTGGGTATGCACGGTACCCTTCAGCTTGCCGGTCGAACCAGACGAATAGAGCCAGAATGCGATGTCGTCGCGGCTACTGCGGATCGGCTCGGCCGTGGGCATCGCGGTGTCCAGCAAGTGTTGCAACGTGGGCGCAGTATTGTGGTGAGACGCTGGCATCGCACCGTGGTCGACGCCGCTGACAATGAGCTCGCATGAATCGGCCTGTGCTTGGTCCAGTGCTGGCAGGACGGCGGGCAGCAGTGACGCGGAAGCAATCACGATGCGTGCGCGGCTGTGCGCGATCATGTACGCATATTCGCTTGGGCCGAGCAGCGTGTTGGCAATGACCGGGACCACACCGGCATAAAGCGCGCCGAGGAACGCGATGGGCAACTCGACGGTGTCCAGCATCACCAGCAAAATCCGCTCTTCCGGCCGCACCCCTTGTGCACGCATGATGCTCGCGAAGCGGCGTGCATGCTCCTGCAACGCCCCATAAGTGAGTGTGCCAGCGTCGTCGATGTAGGCCAGTCGCTGCGCGCGCTGGCGATTCAGCTCGAACAGATGCGTGGCGAAGTTAAACTGGGCCGGCGGCGAGCTGGCCGAAATCGTCGCGCCAGCGTGGGACTCCATTAAGGCTTGCATTTTTCCTCCGACAATGACGCGAAAGGGGGCCATGACACGCCAGCGCGCAAGCACGCGCACGGCAGGTATGCGTGTGGTGGACCGCCGCGCATGCCGTGCAGCCTGGTATGTTGATCAGGCGGGGGAGAATTCGATTGCGCCGTAGGGTAGCAGATACATCACCAGCGCGCGGCCGTTCGAGACCGTTGGCCGATGCGCGCTGCCGGGATCGTAGACGCACCAGCCGGCAGCGTGGCCGTCAAACGTTGCGTTCGGCGTGAGCGGCATGATCAAGTCGATCTCGCCGTGCGGATGGACGTGATGTGGGCCGGCCACGTCGGCCATGTCGACGGAGAAGCCGCCAATGCTGGCGTCGGGTTTGAAAATCCGGCCATAACGGATGCCCGCGTGTTCGCGGTTGCACATCCAACCCTGTGAGACACCGGCCCGACAGGCTTGCGCCAACTCGCGGTATTCGGTGCTCTCTGGCGACCAGCGGGTATTGAGCCAGTCGGCCAGCGCGCCGTCAAGTTCACGTCCGACCAACGGTTCCGTTACACGCGCGATCATGCGGTGAAAGTCTTGTGGCGACATGTGGGCCTCCGGGTTAGCGTTGCGGGCGTCGGTCAGCGGCGTCGGTATGCCGCCGTGATGCGATGCCGGTGGCTGGCCACGGTTATCATTCAGTACGATGGGGATGAAATTAGTCGTTGAGCATGCTGTTGTCAAGCAATATAGTGCATATATAGTGACAGGGTGACAAAAGTGGCTGAATATGAAGCACAGTGATACATCGCGGCGGCTTGCCAACTCGCCCATGGAGTACGGTCCCGAGTCGCCCGCCAACGACGGCTCGCTCGCCGGACGTGATCCGCGCGATCCGTTCCTGACCGCCATGGGCGAGCGCGTGCGACTGCTGCGGGCGCGACGCGGGATGACGCGCAAGAGCCTGGCGGCTGAAACCGGCCTGTCGGAGCGGCATCTAGCGAATTTAGAGTCCGGCGTCGGTAACGCTTCAGTGCTGGTACTGCGCCAGATCGCGCTGGCTTTGAATTGCCCGCTCGCGGAAGTGATCGGCGACGAGACCACGTCGTCGGCCGAATGGCTGTTGATTCGCCAGTTGCTTCACGGGCGCGATCCGGCGTCACTACAACGCGCACGCATGGCGCTCGCTGACCTATTCGAGCAGACGCAGCGCGACCCCGACCGGAACCACAGGATCGCGCTGATCGGCTTGCGGGGCGCCGGCAAGTCCACGCTTGGCCGGATGCTGGCGCAAGAGCGCAAGGTGCCGTTTGTCGAACTCAACCGGGTGATCGAGCAGCTAGCCGGGTGCTCCCCGTCCGAAATTCACTCGCTATATGGCGCTAACGCGTACCGGCGCTACGAGCATCGCGCGCTGGAGGCGGTGATTGCCGAACACCCGCGCGCGGTGATCGCGACAACGGGCGGCCTCGTGTCGGAGCCGGCCACGTTCAACATGCTGCTCGCCCATTGCTTTACGGTATGGCTGCAAGCCAACCCGGACGAACATATGCGTCGCGTCATCGCCCAAGGTGATCTGCGTCCAATGTCCGGCAGCAGCGAGGCCATGGAAGATTTAAAGCGGATCCTGGCGGGGCGCGGCGAGTTGTACGGCCGGG harbors:
- a CDS encoding Lrp/AsnC family transcriptional regulator, with translation MQILEFDCTVRQLLSVLQEQARASHLEWAKTIRLSLAQTLCCRRRLEEHGVIKQYEARRAAPKIGIDVVASIHVTMERGPIRHRAPFRERIVELT
- a CDS encoding benzoate-CoA ligase family protein, which encodes MQALMESHAGATISASSPPAQFNFATHLFELNRQRAQRLAYIDDAGTLTYGALQEHARRFASIMRAQGVRPEERILLVMLDTVELPIAFLGALYAGVVPVIANTLLGPSEYAYMIAHSRARIVIASASLLPAVLPALDQAQADSCELIVSGVDHGAMPASHHNTAPTLQHLLDTAMPTAEPIRSSRDDIAFWLYSSGSTGKLKGTVHTHANLYWTAELYGKSVLAINEHDVVFSAAKLFFAYGLGNALTFPLSVGATTVLMAERPSAKAVFARLVRHRATIFYGVPTLYASMLACARLPRREQVALRLCTSAGEALPKAVGERFSAHFGCEILDGIGSTEMLHIFLSNRPGDVEYGTTGTPVPGYEVELRDETGAPVADGEIGDLFIKGPSAALMYWCNREKSRTTFLGDWLRSGDKFRRQPNGRYVYAGRSDDMFKVSGQYVSPVEVEMSLAHHEAVLEAAVVGVERDGLLKAYAFVVLKAHVSASDALADEIRAFAKQRLAPHKCPREIVFVDELPKTATGKIQRFKLRAQS
- a CDS encoding helix-turn-helix transcriptional regulator: MEYGPESPANDGSLAGRDPRDPFLTAMGERVRLLRARRGMTRKSLAAETGLSERHLANLESGVGNASVLVLRQIALALNCPLAEVIGDETTSSAEWLLIRQLLHGRDPASLQRARMALADLFEQTQRDPDRNHRIALIGLRGAGKSTLGRMLAQERKVPFVELNRVIEQLAGCSPSEIHSLYGANAYRRYEHRALEAVIAEHPRAVIATTGGLVSEPATFNMLLAHCFTVWLQANPDEHMRRVIAQGDLRPMSGSSEAMEDLKRILAGRGELYGRADLSFDTSDKTLADAYLQLRDRLAVRLVADN
- a CDS encoding amino acid aminotransferase; this encodes MFEHVEAFPGDPILSLNEDFQVDPRSDKVNLSIGIYFDAHGKLPVMAAVRDAEQALAGAIGPRPYLPMSGLPAYRDAVQQLVFGDTCSARAGRRIATLQTLGGSGALKVGADFLRRTFPDVQVWISDPSWENHRVVFERAGFTVNTYPYYDGATGGLRFDAMLDALRAIPKRHIVLLHACCHNPTGVDLDHDQWREVISLIEQNELLPFVDMAYQGFGTDLDDDAFAVRELAARGISCLVANSFSKNFSLYGERCGGLSVVCRSADEATRVLGQLTGAIRANYSNPPTYGAKVVHKVLCTPALRASWQSELASMCKRIAAMRRAIHQRLQGHIADEALSRYIRQRGMFTYTGLSAAQVDRLRAEHGVYLVRSGRMCVAGLNEQNVGVVANALASVLRA
- a CDS encoding DUF4863 family protein, which translates into the protein MSPQDFHRMIARVTEPLVGRELDGALADWLNTRWSPESTEYRELAQACRAGVSQGWMCNREHAGIRYGRIFKPDASIGGFSVDMADVAGPHHVHPHGEIDLIMPLTPNATFDGHAAGWCVYDPGSAHRPTVSNGRALVMYLLPYGAIEFSPA
- a CDS encoding alpha/beta fold hydrolase, whose translation is MHHCASSARAHTAKAGTPGPVTTDGGLTTLPAGATRGTLQIEYRWLNRTRHDAPIAVFLHEGLGSVAMWRDWPQTLCDALGWRALLYSRPGYGRSTPREPGVKWPVRFMHEQAHDVLPSLLDALGIDASERARMWLIGHSDGGSIALLYASAFPRALAGAVVIAPHVRVEQLSVDSIAQMKIDYERASLRNKLARYHDDVDSAFYGWNDIWLDPAFRDWDITGMLPRIQCHLLAIQGYDDKYGTMAQIDIIQHNVRHARVAKLPTCGHLPHRDAPVELNRVIADFIRATTFNM
- a CDS encoding amino acid permease, which produces MVVANNTETALKRGLKNRHIQLIALGGAIGTGLFLGIAQTIQMAGPSVLLGYALAGGIAFLIMRQLGEMVVDEPVAGSFSYFADKYCGRFAGFLSGWNYWVLYILVGMAELSAVGIYIQYWWPGVPTWASALAFFVLINAINLGSVKSYGEMEFWFSIVKVAAIAGMIVFGAYLLLSGSAGPQASIANLWQHGGFFPNGATGLAMSMAVIMFSFGGLELVGITAAEADDPHNSIPRATNQVVYRILIFYVGALAVLLSLYPWQNITSGSSPFVMIFHAMNSNVVATVLNVVVLTAALSVYNSGVYSNSRMLYALAQQRNAPRALGAVNRRGVPVAALAVSATITGVCVVINYVIPAQALELLMGLVVSALLINWAMISIIHLRFRQHKRRTGQTSRFASVGHPFTNYLCLVFLAAILIVMYRTPPLRLSVYLIPVWLAVLAVSYRFRQPSAPLTISGGTSKR